The Priestia megaterium NBRC 15308 = ATCC 14581 region GCTTTAGATAAAGTACGTTCGTTTTCAAAAGCTTATTACTGGATTCCTTTTATCTTGTTAGCTGTTTCGTCCATCATGCTTGGAACGAAAGTAGGCTTAGGTGCCGTTATTCTTTCTTTAGTTGTAGCGACAGTTGTCTTATTTGCAAAATTATTTACGAATAAACGCAGCTTAATTAAAGCCAACTTAGTAATCTCAATTCTGCTTTTAATTGTAACCGGAGCAACCACTCCGATTTCTCCAGCTTATAAAAACACATATACGCACATCGATATGTTAGAGGCTAAAAAAGAGAAAACAAAGCAAGAAAAGCCGGAAAAGAAAGAAAAAGAAAAGCCGGCTAAAAAGAAAAAGCAAAAGGAATCAAATTTAGATGACAAAGATATTCAAAATCTGATTCTAAGCAGCCGTGAGCAATTTTTAGCTCATCATAAGGAAGAGTATGCAAAAGCACCTATTGCAAGAAAAATGATAGGTATGGGCTTTTCTGGTGACTATACAAAACAGCTTCCGCCAAAGATGATTGAAATGGATTTTTATGACCTATTTTTCTCTTTAGGTATCATCGGATTTTTACTATGGGTTCTTCCACTTCTAGTAGTTGGTTTAACCGTATTGGTTCGATTATTTAAAAACCCGTCACAGCTTCTTGATGAAAGCTTTATGATGTATAGTACAGCAATTGTATTAGCTCTTGGAATTGCTTTTGTAGCTGGGCATGTCTTCACCGCACCAGCCGTTACTATCTATTTTGCAGCAGCAGCTGCTTATCTGTTCGTCATTCATTTTAAACAAAGACAAGCATAAAAAAACAGGCCATTGAAGGCCTGTTTTTTTATCTTTTTAATGGCTGAAGGCTTAACACCGTATCACCTGCATTAACGTTTATTTCTTGATCATGAGCAAAAAAACTCAATGCCTTTCCCTGCTTGCTCACTGCTAGTAAAAGAGAAGCATCGCTTTTCTCCTCAAGATATGTTTCATACGTATATTCATCCGTAATTTTTGTATTGTAAATCGTATATCCGTGCTCCATTTTATGATGCAGAAACTCCCACGTAATTCCTTTCTTAAAAAGCATGCGTCCTCTTACCGTGTGCATAATTTCATCGACATCTTCTCTTGAATCTTCTTGGTCACGAATACTCAATTGAAAAACATTGTTCCGTCCCATATCTTGAAGAAAAGCCGTACAAACAAGTGCATTATATGCATCTAACTCAGTTGCAGCAATCACGTATTCATAAGGAGTTAAATCTAGATGATATTCCGTTTGCTCAGCTAGAACTTCTCCGTGATACACATCTACTTCCGCTCTGCGCGCAACTCTTAACCGCTCCCACGAAGAATCAGCAACTAACACTGGATAGCCCAGTTGCTTTAACTTGGAAGCAAAGGCAACCGTAAAATCATTGCTTCCTACAAGCAAAATACCAGGTTCTTCTCCAATTGATAAATCAAGCTTCTTAGCTAGCCATGAAAGGGAAAAACCGTGTGCACAAACCGTAGCAAATACTAAAGCAAATGTCAGTGTTGTTAGGATGGAAGCATCTTTAAATCCTTCATCGATTAGTACTTTCGCAAAGTAACTTGAGACCGTTAACGCCACAATGCCGCGCGGGGCAATCCAGCCAATCAGTATTTTTTCTTTTATAGATAAATCTGTCCCTACCGTTGATAAAAAGATGGAGACAGGTCTGACAATAAACAGCATAAGTAAAACAAACAAAATAATATTCCAATGAAAA contains the following coding sequences:
- a CDS encoding O-antigen ligase family protein; its protein translation is MKNTYWLFFLFVGFISIQPIIDMLTTYMVLNMDSGLSIGVVIRFLYMIFAGVLLLVFAKQSKWARYSIIYLIVFALFLGLNIYLNHQWKDPYYIGQEIKFFNKVVYLNVTLLGMIVMFSHYRSSLDVKRILSKNLLTASLIISIVFIGTMLTGTALESYQYNKIGFKGWFYAANELGATIAILLPLTLLLALDKVRSFSKAYYWIPFILLAVSSIMLGTKVGLGAVILSLVVATVVLFAKLFTNKRSLIKANLVISILLLIVTGATTPISPAYKNTYTHIDMLEAKKEKTKQEKPEKKEKEKPAKKKKQKESNLDDKDIQNLILSSREQFLAHHKEEYAKAPIARKMIGMGFSGDYTKQLPPKMIEMDFYDLFFSLGIIGFLLWVLPLLVVGLTVLVRLFKNPSQLLDESFMMYSTAIVLALGIAFVAGHVFTAPAVTIYFAAAAAYLFVIHFKQRQA
- a CDS encoding cation:proton antiporter yields the protein MEPMLIHITLVVGLGVLSQWLAWRFKLPAIVVMSIIGLLTGPILGLIDPKAQFAQLFDPFVSIAVAVILFEGSLNLDMREVRGIEKPVFRIVTLGAMLAWILGSLAAHYIADLSWAVAIVIGGLFIVTGPTVILPLLRQAKLKPKPAAILKWEGIIVDPFGALLAVFSFEIVQFLVLREVSGKTILFFFAASILAVLIGWLLGRGIGWMFQKGHIPEYLKSPVVFIVVIACFTIADEIKHETGLLAVTAMGITLANMHISSISDMRHFKENISVLLTSTIFIMLTAGLTMKTITEIFHWNIILFVLLMLFIVRPVSIFLSTVGTDLSIKEKILIGWIAPRGIVALTVSSYFAKVLIDEGFKDASILTTLTFALVFATVCAHGFSLSWLAKKLDLSIGEEPGILLVGSNDFTVAFASKLKQLGYPVLVADSSWERLRVARRAEVDVYHGEVLAEQTEYHLDLTPYEYVIAATELDAYNALVCTAFLQDMGRNNVFQLSIRDQEDSREDVDEIMHTVRGRMLFKKGITWEFLHHKMEHGYTIYNTKITDEYTYETYLEEKSDASLLLAVSKQGKALSFFAHDQEINVNAGDTVLSLQPLKR